In Lacibacter sp. H375, one DNA window encodes the following:
- the recO gene encoding DNA repair protein RecO: MLHKTKAVILRTVKYGETSLIVSAYTELYGLQSYIVQGVRTNAKKGGAKANYFQPGAILELIVYHHDVKNLQRIKEFRWSYLYEELFADVIKNSVLLYMMELLQKCVKQPENNPDLFYFVEEALMQLDKASSAVTANFPLYFSLHLTNFFGFQMNTEDAERYTIFDLQEGSFAEHYPQHVYFIEGESAKLISELLKAMQPNELTEIPMNYLQRRQLLEAVEVFYMFHMPDFSKMKTLPVLQQIMEP; encoded by the coding sequence GTGCTCCATAAAACAAAGGCAGTTATTTTACGAACAGTAAAGTATGGCGAAACAAGTTTAATTGTATCGGCCTATACTGAATTGTATGGATTGCAGAGTTATATTGTGCAAGGGGTAAGAACAAACGCAAAGAAGGGCGGGGCTAAAGCCAATTATTTTCAACCGGGTGCTATTCTCGAGCTAATCGTTTATCATCATGATGTAAAAAACCTTCAACGTATAAAGGAATTCCGATGGAGTTATTTGTATGAAGAGTTGTTTGCTGATGTTATAAAAAACAGTGTACTGCTCTACATGATGGAACTGTTACAGAAATGTGTAAAGCAACCCGAAAATAATCCTGATCTGTTTTATTTTGTTGAAGAAGCATTGATGCAATTAGATAAAGCATCGTCTGCTGTAACTGCTAATTTCCCTTTGTACTTTTCGTTGCATCTTACTAATTTTTTCGGTTTCCAAATGAATACAGAAGATGCGGAACGATATACTATTTTCGATCTGCAGGAAGGAAGTTTTGCCGAACATTATCCGCAGCACGTTTATTTTATAGAAGGGGAATCTGCAAAACTCATCAGCGAATTATTGAAAGCTATGCAGCCAAATGAGTTAACCGAAATTCCAATGAATTATCTGCAACGCCGTCAGTTGCTTGAAGCAGTTGAAGTGTTTTACATGTTTCATATGCCCGATTTTTCAAAGATGAAAACGTTACCGGTATTGCAGCAGATCATGGAACCGTGA
- the porZ gene encoding type IX secretion system anionic LPS delivery protein PorZ has product MRHSLVYFFLLLVCCSKSLAQLAPIGQWREHMDYRSGKRVALANDKVYVATNFGAYSVGREDGEITRISKVSGLNDVGIRTLNYYTAGEKLLIAYNNSNLDVLYRNDVINIPDILRSTVTGDKTIYNINFYNNKAYLSTGLGVIVVDLEKYEISNTFIIGNNGSNVKVNGFAADATRFYAATEEGLKVANQNATNLNDYRSWTTVSGTNGLPVGAIQQVFTINAAIVVQYFNTIYVNNGLNWQAIYNDAWRWESVNVSDAAILISEERFGWNERRVLSMNTNGVVNATVQNNNELRYPFHAVKSGTEIWIADFEKGLLKAEGSLFERYAINSPYGPLDGEMSFFNNKLYVAGGSINDAWNYQFNGTGFFTFDGNEWKDYNRTNLSFMDTVFDVISIAIDPRDETIYAGSFGGGLVEFKSATQYKIYKQNSPLNVAVGDPNNYRVGGMAFDAANNLWVSNFAGSNNFLVKKADGNWQQFRVPFLIQDNMVGAILIDDADQKWIQVPQGNGLFVYNHGASIDNTGDDRWKWFQTGRGSGNLPSNAVNCMVKDKDGFIWLGTDKGIAIIQCPGEVFTTNGCEAFQPVVQQDNFAGFLFENEDVRAIAVDAANRKWVGTRNGVWLISADGEKVLERFTAENSPLLSNAIIRIAIDPKTGEVYFSTFNGICSYRAGATDVNENPDKVIVFPSPVPPGYNGNIGIRGLPENSIVKIVELNGRLVFQTRSLGGQAIWNGRDYRNQRVSSGVYMVLAKDEFGAEKQVGKIVFIK; this is encoded by the coding sequence ATGAGGCATTCTCTTGTTTATTTTTTTCTTTTACTGGTCTGTTGTTCAAAATCACTGGCACAACTTGCACCCATTGGTCAATGGCGTGAGCATATGGACTACCGTTCGGGCAAACGTGTGGCCTTGGCGAATGATAAGGTGTATGTGGCAACAAACTTCGGTGCTTACAGTGTTGGGCGGGAAGATGGAGAAATTACCAGGATAAGTAAAGTAAGTGGATTGAATGATGTGGGGATACGTACGCTGAATTATTATACTGCCGGCGAAAAACTGCTCATCGCTTATAACAACAGTAACCTCGACGTGCTGTACCGGAATGATGTAATAAATATCCCGGATATACTCCGTAGCACTGTTACAGGTGATAAAACCATTTACAACATCAACTTTTATAACAACAAAGCTTACCTCAGCACAGGTCTTGGCGTAATTGTAGTTGATCTGGAGAAGTACGAGATCAGCAATACGTTCATTATTGGTAACAACGGATCAAATGTAAAAGTGAATGGTTTTGCAGCTGACGCAACACGTTTTTATGCAGCTACTGAAGAAGGATTGAAAGTTGCAAATCAGAATGCAACAAACCTGAATGATTACAGGAGCTGGACAACAGTAAGTGGTACAAATGGCTTACCCGTAGGTGCAATACAACAGGTATTCACTATTAACGCAGCAATTGTTGTTCAATACTTCAATACGATTTATGTAAACAATGGCCTCAATTGGCAAGCCATTTATAACGATGCCTGGCGATGGGAATCGGTGAATGTAAGTGATGCTGCTATTCTTATCAGCGAAGAACGTTTTGGATGGAACGAGAGGCGGGTATTATCAATGAATACCAACGGAGTTGTAAATGCAACTGTTCAGAATAACAACGAACTGCGTTACCCATTTCATGCCGTTAAAAGTGGAACAGAAATATGGATCGCCGATTTTGAAAAAGGATTGTTGAAAGCCGAAGGCAGTTTATTTGAACGTTATGCCATCAATTCACCTTATGGTCCGCTAGATGGCGAAATGTCTTTCTTCAACAACAAATTATATGTTGCCGGAGGAAGTATTAACGATGCATGGAATTATCAATTCAACGGTACAGGTTTTTTTACGTTTGATGGTAACGAATGGAAAGATTACAATCGAACTAATTTATCCTTTATGGATACGGTATTTGATGTTATCAGTATTGCTATTGATCCACGAGATGAAACAATTTATGCGGGATCATTTGGTGGTGGTTTGGTAGAATTTAAATCAGCCACCCAATACAAGATCTACAAACAGAATTCGCCTTTGAATGTTGCTGTTGGCGACCCAAATAATTATCGTGTTGGAGGTATGGCTTTTGATGCGGCCAATAATTTATGGGTCAGCAATTTCGCCGGCTCTAATAATTTTTTAGTAAAAAAAGCAGACGGAAACTGGCAACAGTTTCGTGTGCCTTTTTTAATTCAGGATAATATGGTAGGTGCAATATTGATTGATGATGCTGATCAGAAATGGATACAAGTGCCGCAGGGAAATGGACTGTTTGTTTATAATCATGGAGCGTCAATCGATAACACTGGTGATGATCGTTGGAAATGGTTTCAAACCGGAAGAGGCAGCGGTAACCTGCCAAGTAATGCAGTGAACTGCATGGTGAAGGATAAAGATGGTTTTATCTGGTTAGGCACAGATAAAGGCATTGCAATTATTCAATGCCCTGGTGAAGTATTTACAACAAACGGATGTGAAGCTTTTCAGCCGGTTGTGCAACAGGATAATTTTGCAGGATTTCTATTCGAGAATGAAGATGTCCGGGCAATAGCTGTTGATGCTGCCAACCGCAAATGGGTAGGCACACGCAATGGTGTTTGGTTAATCAGTGCTGATGGAGAAAAAGTGTTGGAACGATTTACTGCAGAAAACAGTCCGTTGTTGAGTAACGCAATCATTCGTATTGCAATTGATCCAAAAACCGGTGAAGTATATTTTTCAACCTTCAATGGTATTTGCAGCTATCGTGCAGGTGCAACAGATGTGAACGAAAATCCAGATAAAGTAATTGTGTTTCCTAGCCCTGTGCCACCGGGTTACAATGGTAACATTGGGATTCGTGGCTTACCGGAAAATTCTATTGTAAAAATTGTAGAGTTAAATGGACGGTTAGTTTTTCAAACAAGATCATTGGGTGGGCAGGCAATTTGGAATGGAAGAGATTATAGAAACCAACGTGTGTCAAGCGGAGTATACATGGTATTGGCAAAAGATGAATTTGGTGCAGAGAAACAAGTAGGCAAGATCGTATTTATAAAATAA
- a CDS encoding efflux RND transporter permease subunit, producing MWYNLGKWVLRNRLPLIIIVLLSTAVMTFFASKVQRSYDFAKAIPLDHPKYLEYEAFKQKFGEDGSLLVVGFQKSDLFKLEFFQSFTSLQKEMKKVTGVEDVLSISAAVNLVKDSATEKLKTTLIFPETIQTQEQLDSSKQILLNLPFYKGLFYNPDSNVYMIAVRLNKEVLNSKKRNASVDGIVKLVTAFEEKQKVTLHLSGLPHVRTVMSTRIAEEMQFFLLGSVLLSALILLVFFRSFSAMWLSMAVVVIGVIWSLATIVFFGYKITILNALIPPLMVVIGIPNCIYFLNKFHTEYKKTGDKHQSLVNMIGRMGIVTLFCNIAAAIGFAVFALTKSQILREFGIVAGINIMVLFVISFTLIPIVLSYLPPPKQRHVRYLENERLNRWLMRIESWVFNHPKYIYTATAVLIIVSVLGVMRLKSVGYIVDDLPQNDKLYVDLKFFEKHFSGVMPLEIVVDTKRKQGVTRNIKSLTNIDSLVYYLQSRPEIGKALAVTEGLKFARQAYYDSDSNMYTVPNEFDLAFLAPYLRMKGDSSNKNNNFVKLVANFMDSTQQKARISVNMADVGSDSLPKILAAVQQKAEELFNGDSLAYAGLINKGEVKPADIDSSKLKRTADIQLTGTSIIFVEGSRFIINGLKESIFWAFLLIAICMLYLFRSFRILVCSLIPNIIPLVITAGVMGWVGIPLKPSTVLVFSVALGIAIDVTIRFLINYKQELPLHKHDVKETVKQTIRQTGISIIYTSLVLVAGFIIFCFSGFGGTKALGWLTSLTLLVAMITNLVLLPVLLITTSKKVTYRS from the coding sequence ATGTGGTATAATCTGGGTAAATGGGTGTTGCGTAACAGGCTTCCTTTAATTATTATTGTTCTCCTTTCAACTGCTGTCATGACTTTTTTTGCATCGAAAGTGCAGCGCAGTTATGATTTTGCAAAAGCTATTCCGCTCGATCATCCAAAATACTTAGAGTACGAAGCATTTAAACAGAAGTTTGGTGAAGATGGGAGTTTGCTGGTAGTTGGTTTTCAAAAGAGCGATTTATTCAAACTTGAATTCTTTCAATCGTTCACTTCCTTACAGAAAGAAATGAAAAAAGTAACGGGCGTTGAAGATGTGTTAAGCATCAGCGCTGCTGTTAACCTGGTGAAAGATTCCGCCACAGAAAAACTAAAGACCACACTTATTTTTCCTGAAACAATTCAGACACAGGAGCAATTAGACAGCTCCAAACAAATACTCTTGAACCTTCCTTTTTATAAAGGACTGTTTTATAACCCTGACAGCAATGTATACATGATCGCTGTGCGCCTTAACAAAGAAGTGTTGAATTCGAAAAAGAGAAATGCTTCCGTTGATGGTATTGTAAAACTTGTCACTGCCTTTGAAGAAAAGCAAAAAGTCACGTTGCATTTGAGTGGCTTGCCACATGTGCGTACTGTGATGAGCACCCGCATTGCCGAAGAGATGCAGTTTTTTCTGTTGGGTTCAGTATTGCTATCAGCCCTTATACTGCTGGTGTTTTTCCGTTCATTCAGTGCCATGTGGTTAAGTATGGCTGTGGTGGTGATTGGTGTTATCTGGAGCCTTGCAACAATTGTGTTCTTTGGCTATAAGATCACCATTTTAAATGCTTTAATCCCGCCATTGATGGTAGTGATCGGTATACCCAACTGTATTTATTTCCTCAATAAGTTTCATACAGAATATAAAAAGACGGGAGATAAACATCAGTCGCTTGTGAACATGATCGGACGCATGGGTATTGTTACTCTCTTCTGTAACATTGCTGCAGCTATTGGTTTCGCTGTGTTTGCATTAACCAAAAGCCAGATCCTGCGTGAGTTTGGTATTGTGGCAGGTATCAATATCATGGTGTTGTTTGTAATTTCTTTTACACTCATTCCAATTGTGTTGAGTTATTTACCACCGCCAAAGCAACGACATGTTCGTTATTTGGAAAACGAGCGTCTCAACCGCTGGCTCATGCGGATTGAAAGCTGGGTGTTCAATCATCCCAAATACATTTATACCGCAACCGCTGTGCTGATCATTGTTTCTGTTCTTGGCGTGATGCGTTTGAAAAGCGTTGGCTACATAGTTGATGATCTTCCGCAAAATGATAAACTTTATGTGGATCTGAAATTCTTTGAAAAACATTTCTCCGGTGTAATGCCTTTGGAAATTGTGGTTGATACAAAACGTAAACAAGGTGTAACACGAAATATAAAAAGTCTTACAAATATTGATTCCCTCGTTTATTATTTACAAAGTCGCCCTGAGATCGGAAAAGCATTGGCGGTAACTGAAGGTTTGAAATTTGCCCGTCAGGCTTATTACGACAGCGACAGTAATATGTACACGGTTCCCAATGAATTTGATCTTGCTTTTCTTGCACCTTATTTACGCATGAAAGGTGACAGCAGCAACAAGAACAACAATTTTGTAAAGCTCGTGGCCAATTTCATGGATAGCACCCAACAAAAAGCACGCATCAGTGTAAACATGGCTGACGTTGGCAGCGACAGCCTTCCGAAAATTCTTGCAGCCGTTCAACAAAAAGCAGAAGAGTTGTTTAACGGTGACAGTCTTGCATATGCAGGATTGATAAACAAAGGCGAAGTAAAACCAGCAGATATTGATTCATCAAAACTCAAACGTACTGCAGATATTCAACTCACAGGAACAAGTATCATCTTTGTTGAAGGCAGCCGCTTTATTATTAATGGATTGAAAGAAAGTATTTTCTGGGCATTCCTGTTGATTGCAATTTGTATGCTCTACCTCTTCCGTTCTTTCAGGATACTTGTTTGCTCTCTCATTCCTAATATCATTCCGTTGGTTATTACGGCTGGCGTGATGGGCTGGGTTGGCATTCCATTAAAACCGAGTACGGTATTAGTTTTCAGCGTTGCTTTGGGTATTGCCATTGATGTAACCATACGTTTCTTAATCAACTACAAACAGGAACTTCCTCTGCATAAACATGACGTTAAGGAAACGGTGAAACAAACCATTCGCCAAACCGGTATCAGTATTATTTATACTTCACTGGTATTGGTAGCCGGCTTTATTATTTTCTGTTTCTCCGGTTTTGGGGGTACTAAGGCACTGGGCTGGCTAACCTCACTTACCTTACTGGTTGCCATGATCACAAACCTTGTACTATTACCGGTTCTATTGATCACTACAAGTAAAAAAGTGACATACCGTTCATAA
- a CDS encoding SusC/RagA family TonB-linked outer membrane protein: protein MRKLVSMTFVLLLCMMQAVAQEKTVTGKVTDEKDGTPLSGVSVTVKGSSIGTTTAVDGTFRLSIPSSARTLVFSFVNYAAVEMNVANRSTFTVSLSSTDKDLQEVVVVAYGTKKKSDLTGSVATVKAADIENKPFSSVDKILQGGVPGLQSVAASGQPGAAQNILIRGASSITASTAPLWVIDGIPINSGDASRLQTTANLLSTLNPNDIETITVLKDAASQSIYGSRAANGVILVTTKKGKAGKTVFRFDTEFGVNSVAYENDRYRPLTSAEYFTITTEGLVNAGASQATINSTLAGLGFGNGNDFNWKKGITNENAAQQQYNLSVQGGNERTTFFLSGGHFIQEGTTVNSKFKRTTGNFKLTHKATDKLTIIANLNGGFVNQRAPLAGGAFGNPVLSSFFLLPSRSAYNTDGTWNYNLGGLHNTIALTELDKRFLREISMRGGLSAEYKILKNLRFKTSYGGDLNFLEEDQYNNPFHGDGLASNGRAFSYYTRYYNWVWTNTLDLDQKITRNGDLSLNAQIGYESQKSNGYFSSLQSQDYPPTLLLTYPAAGARPTTASATISDYSFNSQFGSVALNYQDRFVVSGSLRRDGSSRFGAKNKFGVFYSIGGTWNVDKEAFMQNVEFVNQLKLRASYGVNGNAGIGNYDWLPLYGYGANYNQQPGSFPSNVGDSSLTWELNKPFNVGIDFSILKNRVSVSVDYYTRKSEDLLLNVPLSRTTGFSSATRNIGEMENKGVEVDIKTIPVLTKDFTWNLDLNFAHNQNRITSLPGGQDIADGNFIIRQGVAYRTFFLREYAGVDPANGDPLWYTDATRKTTTNVYPGAGARILQGNALPKFFGGLTNTFTYKNFSLDVQLYYNFGNFVYDTWGSYYVGAGFGATFNKVSRVLNRWQKPGDVTDIPKYIYNGNKNFQGGSSFYLNSGDFVRVRNLQLAYTLPKTVVSKIKLTGAQFYFRGTNLFTWVKDKNLPFDPEQGTGSATNLQVFIPKTITAGLNITF, encoded by the coding sequence ATGAGAAAACTTGTAAGTATGACGTTCGTGCTATTACTCTGCATGATGCAGGCAGTTGCACAAGAAAAAACTGTTACAGGAAAAGTAACAGACGAAAAAGACGGCACACCATTATCTGGTGTTTCGGTGACAGTTAAAGGCTCCTCCATCGGGACAACTACCGCTGTTGACGGAACTTTTCGATTAAGTATCCCCTCTAGCGCAAGAACATTAGTATTTTCTTTTGTAAACTATGCCGCAGTTGAGATGAATGTGGCAAACAGAAGCACTTTTACCGTTTCTTTATCATCTACCGATAAAGATTTGCAGGAAGTAGTAGTAGTTGCTTATGGCACGAAAAAGAAAAGTGACCTTACAGGATCAGTTGCTACAGTAAAAGCCGCGGACATTGAGAACAAACCATTCAGCTCTGTAGACAAAATTCTTCAGGGCGGTGTACCAGGTTTGCAATCTGTTGCTGCTTCTGGTCAACCAGGTGCTGCGCAAAACATCCTCATTCGTGGGGCAAGTTCTATTACAGCAAGCACTGCTCCCCTTTGGGTTATTGACGGTATTCCTATTAACAGTGGCGATGCATCACGTTTACAAACAACTGCCAATTTGTTAAGCACATTAAACCCAAATGATATTGAGACTATCACAGTCTTAAAAGATGCGGCATCTCAATCAATTTATGGTAGTCGTGCGGCAAATGGAGTAATCCTTGTTACAACAAAAAAGGGTAAAGCAGGTAAAACTGTATTCCGTTTTGATACAGAATTTGGCGTAAACTCAGTGGCTTACGAGAATGATCGTTACCGCCCTCTTACTTCGGCAGAATACTTTACGATTACAACTGAAGGGTTGGTAAACGCAGGTGCAAGCCAGGCAACTATCAATAGTACATTAGCAGGCTTAGGTTTTGGTAATGGTAACGACTTTAACTGGAAAAAAGGTATCACAAACGAAAATGCTGCTCAACAACAATACAATCTTAGTGTGCAAGGTGGTAACGAACGTACGACGTTCTTCCTTTCTGGTGGTCATTTCATCCAGGAGGGAACTACTGTCAACTCTAAATTCAAGCGTACTACCGGCAACTTTAAGCTAACCCATAAGGCAACCGATAAGTTAACAATCATTGCAAACCTGAATGGTGGTTTTGTTAACCAACGTGCTCCTCTCGCTGGTGGTGCATTTGGTAATCCAGTGCTTTCGTCATTCTTCCTGTTACCATCAAGAAGTGCATATAACACTGATGGTACATGGAATTACAACCTTGGTGGTTTACATAACACTATTGCACTTACAGAACTCGACAAGCGTTTTCTCAGGGAAATAAGCATGAGGGGTGGTTTGAGCGCAGAATATAAAATTCTTAAAAACCTTCGCTTCAAAACCAGCTATGGCGGCGATCTCAACTTCCTCGAAGAAGATCAATATAACAATCCGTTCCATGGTGATGGTTTGGCATCAAATGGTCGTGCATTTTCATATTATACCCGTTATTACAACTGGGTTTGGACGAATACACTTGATTTAGATCAAAAAATTACACGCAACGGTGATCTATCATTAAATGCACAGATTGGTTATGAGAGTCAAAAGTCTAATGGCTATTTCTCGTCTTTGCAATCGCAGGATTACCCACCAACGTTGTTGTTAACTTATCCGGCAGCGGGTGCGAGACCAACTACTGCAAGCGCCACTATCTCTGATTATTCGTTCAATTCACAATTTGGATCGGTAGCATTAAACTACCAAGATCGCTTTGTTGTATCAGGAAGTTTGAGGAGAGATGGTTCTTCACGTTTCGGTGCAAAAAACAAATTTGGTGTTTTCTATTCAATAGGTGGTACATGGAATGTGGACAAAGAAGCATTTATGCAGAATGTGGAGTTTGTAAATCAGTTAAAACTCCGTGCATCTTATGGTGTTAACGGTAATGCTGGTATTGGTAACTACGACTGGTTGCCTTTATATGGTTATGGCGCTAACTACAACCAACAGCCTGGTAGCTTCCCTTCTAATGTGGGAGATTCCAGTTTGACATGGGAATTGAATAAACCATTTAACGTGGGTATTGATTTCAGTATCTTAAAGAATCGTGTAAGCGTAAGTGTTGACTACTACACACGTAAATCTGAAGATCTTTTGTTGAATGTACCATTGTCACGTACAACAGGTTTCTCGTCAGCTACCAGAAACATTGGTGAAATGGAGAATAAAGGTGTGGAAGTTGATATCAAAACAATTCCTGTTTTAACGAAAGATTTTACCTGGAATCTCGATTTGAATTTCGCACACAACCAAAATAGGATCACAAGTTTACCTGGTGGACAGGATATTGCTGATGGTAATTTCATTATTCGCCAAGGTGTTGCATACAGAACTTTCTTCCTGCGTGAATATGCAGGTGTAGATCCAGCAAATGGAGATCCTCTTTGGTACACAGACGCTACTCGTAAAACCACAACAAATGTTTATCCGGGTGCAGGCGCCCGTATTTTACAAGGGAATGCATTACCTAAATTCTTTGGTGGTTTAACCAACACGTTTACTTACAAAAACTTCTCACTTGATGTACAGTTGTACTACAACTTTGGGAACTTTGTATACGACACTTGGGGAAGCTATTATGTAGGTGCAGGTTTTGGTGCAACCTTCAATAAGGTTTCAAGAGTATTAAACCGTTGGCAGAAGCCTGGCGATGTTACGGACATCCCCAAATATATCTACAACGGAAATAAAAATTTCCAAGGCGGTTCTTCCTTCTATCTGAATAGCGGCGATTTCGTTCGTGTTCGTAATCTTCAGTTAGCTTATACGCTGCCAAAAACTGTTGTTTCAAAAATTAAATTGACAGGAGCGCAGTTTTATTTCAGAGGTACCAATCTGTTTACTTGGGTTAAAGACAAAAATCTGCCTTTCGATCCTGAACAAGGTACCGGCAGCGCAACCAACCTGCAGGTGTTTATTCCTAAAACAATTACTGCGGGCTTAAATATTACTTTCTAA
- a CDS encoding RagB/SusD family nutrient uptake outer membrane protein translates to MIRSIKNKLFLLLVAAVAFTSCKKSFLELNPPTSLTPGQALATEADLQVALRGAYAGLRGVDYFGRTVPILGDIMADNTYQHAVNTNRYTLFNNYSFVVTDGNALGLWTSAYSVILRANNIINSPVASNANVNQYKGEAYALRALSYFTLVRYFSKPFTDAPDSHGVPLVTTYNPDDKPGRATVAQVYALILSDLTQAYTLMTKYTNSSQFSKYAAKGLEAKVHMTMGTKAAALTAALDVINNGGFGSLTAANHAAYWTSPAIRTDKLETLFEVSSDAVGNLSFDALSYLYSQAGNYGDLVVADDLYALFGAADVRKALYPVVPRPAAGASIPTVNKYPAITGDLSETKVLRLSEMYLIAAEASLPANEVNALTYVNYITSRRGADAIASTGNQLFEDIITERRKELAFEGDRYMDLQRLKRTVSRSTNYPAAARTIDYTNFRRILPIPQSETDANPTIKAQQNSGYN, encoded by the coding sequence ATGATACGATCAATAAAAAATAAACTGTTTTTGCTTCTTGTAGCTGCTGTCGCATTTACATCATGCAAAAAATCGTTTTTGGAACTTAACCCCCCAACCTCGTTAACGCCAGGGCAGGCATTAGCTACAGAAGCGGATTTGCAAGTTGCTTTAAGAGGCGCTTATGCTGGATTGCGTGGTGTAGATTATTTCGGACGCACTGTTCCAATTCTTGGCGATATTATGGCTGACAACACTTATCAGCATGCTGTTAATACCAATCGCTATACACTCTTTAACAACTACTCATTTGTTGTTACTGATGGTAATGCTTTGGGCCTATGGACAAGTGCTTATTCTGTCATTCTCCGTGCGAATAATATTATTAATTCGCCCGTAGCAAGTAACGCTAACGTCAATCAATACAAAGGTGAAGCATATGCACTGAGAGCGCTCTCATATTTTACATTGGTGCGCTATTTCAGCAAGCCTTTTACCGATGCTCCCGATAGTCACGGCGTACCTTTAGTTACGACTTATAATCCTGATGATAAACCAGGACGTGCTACTGTTGCCCAAGTATATGCTTTGATCTTAAGTGATCTTACGCAGGCTTATACATTAATGACCAAGTACACCAACTCGTCACAGTTCAGCAAATATGCTGCAAAAGGTTTGGAAGCAAAAGTTCATATGACAATGGGAACTAAGGCAGCGGCATTAACTGCGGCGTTAGATGTGATAAATAATGGTGGTTTTGGTTCTTTAACTGCAGCTAACCATGCCGCTTATTGGACAAGCCCTGCTATTAGAACTGACAAGCTTGAAACTTTATTTGAAGTTTCCTCTGATGCAGTAGGCAATCTTTCATTCGATGCTCTCTCGTATCTCTACAGTCAAGCAGGTAACTACGGCGACTTAGTTGTAGCCGATGATTTATATGCATTATTTGGTGCCGCTGATGTACGTAAAGCTTTGTACCCTGTTGTGCCGCGTCCAGCTGCCGGAGCCTCTATTCCTACTGTGAACAAATACCCTGCTATTACTGGTGATTTAAGTGAAACAAAAGTATTACGCTTAAGCGAAATGTATTTAATTGCCGCAGAAGCATCGTTACCTGCCAATGAAGTAAATGCATTGACTTATGTAAACTATATCACTAGTCGTCGTGGAGCTGATGCGATCGCATCAACCGGCAATCAATTATTTGAAGACATTATTACCGAAAGAAGAAAAGAACTTGCTTTTGAAGGTGACCGTTACATGGATTTACAGCGTTTGAAACGTACTGTTTCCCGTAGCACAAACTATCCAGCTGCAGCAAGAACTATTGACTACACAAATTTCAGAAGGATTTTGCCAATCCCACAATCTGAAACTGATGCAAACCCTACTATTAAAGCACAACAAAATTCAGGTTATAACTAA
- a CDS encoding TlpA disulfide reductase family protein has protein sequence MKKIGIIALIAFSAAACENNGSKNFTVSGEVKNAPATVVYLEQISFDNMPPQVLDSITLNGGKFSLKGKAAEESLLQLRFPQIENGPLFFVINDKSDITITGDWNDIRKLSYKGSPASERLREFVDSLSATQQKLGSMQYELQNVIQGDSLRNVQQAAMTNMVTAFKTYVKKVAMEDKSPMVSMFATSINTGTDATENEAMYNNLLKRFPKHTGIQTVVKQYRESVASAPQAPKQNTPAIGTMAPDITMPDVNGNNFSLSSLKGKYVLVDFWASWCGPCRGENPNVVAAYNKYKNKNFTILGVSLDKTKDAWLEAIKKDGLTWTHISDLKFWDSEAVGLYGFNGIPYNVLLDPTGKIIADNLRGSDLEKKLEEVLR, from the coding sequence ATGAAAAAAATTGGAATCATTGCATTGATTGCCTTTTCGGCTGCAGCATGTGAAAACAATGGAAGTAAAAATTTTACGGTAAGTGGTGAAGTGAAGAATGCACCGGCTACTGTTGTTTACCTTGAACAAATATCATTCGATAACATGCCACCGCAGGTGTTGGATAGTATTACATTGAACGGCGGTAAATTCTCATTGAAAGGAAAAGCAGCAGAAGAATCATTGTTGCAATTACGTTTCCCGCAGATTGAAAACGGACCATTGTTTTTTGTGATCAATGACAAATCTGATATTACCATTACAGGTGATTGGAATGATATCCGCAAGTTGAGTTACAAAGGTTCTCCTGCAAGTGAACGCTTACGTGAGTTTGTTGATTCACTCTCAGCCACACAACAAAAGCTGGGCAGCATGCAATACGAATTGCAGAATGTAATTCAGGGCGATAGTCTTCGTAATGTGCAGCAAGCGGCTATGACAAACATGGTTACAGCTTTCAAAACTTATGTAAAAAAAGTTGCCATGGAAGACAAAAGTCCGATGGTAAGTATGTTCGCCACATCGATCAATACAGGAACAGATGCAACGGAAAACGAAGCGATGTATAACAATTTGCTGAAGCGTTTTCCGAAGCATACAGGTATTCAAACCGTAGTGAAACAATATCGTGAAAGTGTAGCTTCAGCACCACAGGCACCAAAACAAAATACACCAGCTATTGGTACAATGGCTCCTGATATTACCATGCCTGATGTAAATGGAAATAATTTTTCATTGAGTAGTTTAAAAGGTAAGTATGTGTTGGTTGATTTCTGGGCAAGCTGGTGTGGCCCTTGTCGTGGCGAAAATCCAAATGTAGTAGCAGCTTATAATAAATATAAGAATAAAAACTTTACGATACTTGGTGTTTCGTTAGATAAAACGAAGGATGCCTGGTTAGAAGCCATTAAAAAAGATGGTCTTACCTGGACACATATCAGCGATTTAAAATTCTGGGATAGTGAAGCTGTCGGTTTGTATGGTTTCAATGGAATTCCTTACAATGTATTACTTGACCCAACAGGAAAAATTATTGCAGATAATTTGAGAGGGAGTGATTTGGAGAAGAAGTTGGAAGAGGTGTTGAGGTAA